In one window of Paraflavitalea soli DNA:
- a CDS encoding GH39 family glycosyl hydrolase, whose amino-acid sequence MKKKELLLAVIFLISISIKPAAQSTKTTKLSRPSVPERVINIDFSNTSGALNTFFKECVGAGRANEGLRADWQQQLAYVKKECGFRYIRMHGLLTDDMAVYKEDKNGHPEYNFMYVDVLFDFLQSIGMKPFVEWGFMPSSLASGPQTIFWWRGNVTPPRDYAKWAGLIRAFTQHFTERYGVEEVKTWYFEVWNEPNLSPGFWSGTQQDYFKLYKYTAEAVKSVNKAYRVGGPGTAGAAWEPELIEYCHKNNVPIDFVSTHAYGVKQGFLDEFGNSGTVLDKNPMSVSGDVLQSRKEIAGSAIPQLELHYTEWSASYTPADPVHDSYHEAAYVLQKLKQVGNAANSMSYWVFTDIFEEAGPRFTPFHGGFGMLTIQGINKPVFYAYQYLNRLGNIELANTDTASWACRDAAGNIQVLAWDFTNTHPGDSVNNQVYYIRDVPSASKGKLKIHIAHVADGMYAVEVYKTGYRSNDAYSTYLSMGKPAQLSKLQVDQIKKQNDGSPVSREVITIKNGVPFSKELDMRENDVYFLNLIKL is encoded by the coding sequence ATGAAAAAAAAGGAGCTCTTGTTAGCAGTCATCTTTCTTATTTCCATTTCAATAAAACCTGCTGCTCAAAGTACAAAAACTACGAAGCTGTCCAGGCCTTCGGTTCCGGAAAGGGTAATCAATATTGACTTTAGTAATACATCAGGTGCTTTGAATACCTTCTTTAAAGAATGTGTGGGCGCCGGAAGAGCTAATGAAGGACTCAGGGCGGACTGGCAGCAGCAACTGGCTTATGTTAAAAAGGAATGTGGTTTCCGGTATATACGGATGCATGGACTTTTGACAGATGATATGGCGGTTTACAAAGAGGATAAAAATGGCCATCCGGAATACAACTTTATGTATGTGGATGTGCTGTTTGATTTTCTGCAAAGTATCGGCATGAAACCTTTTGTTGAATGGGGATTTATGCCCAGTTCGCTCGCCAGCGGTCCACAAACGATCTTTTGGTGGCGGGGCAATGTAACCCCACCAAGGGATTATGCTAAATGGGCTGGTTTGATCCGTGCGTTTACGCAGCATTTTACGGAGCGTTATGGCGTGGAGGAAGTGAAGACCTGGTACTTTGAAGTGTGGAATGAGCCGAATCTTTCGCCCGGATTCTGGTCTGGAACGCAACAGGATTATTTCAAGTTATACAAGTATACCGCAGAGGCAGTTAAAAGCGTAAACAAAGCTTACCGGGTTGGGGGACCCGGGACTGCCGGCGCGGCGTGGGAGCCGGAGTTGATTGAGTATTGTCATAAGAACAATGTGCCCATTGATTTTGTAAGCACGCATGCTTATGGAGTGAAACAAGGTTTTTTGGATGAGTTTGGCAATTCAGGTACTGTACTCGATAAAAATCCTATGAGTGTAAGCGGTGATGTGCTTCAGTCACGGAAAGAGATTGCCGGTTCGGCCATACCTCAACTGGAACTTCATTATACGGAATGGAGCGCTTCGTATACGCCGGCCGATCCTGTTCATGACAGTTACCATGAAGCTGCGTATGTATTACAAAAGTTGAAGCAGGTAGGTAATGCGGCCAATTCCATGTCGTATTGGGTATTCACGGATATTTTTGAAGAGGCAGGGCCAAGATTCACACCCTTTCACGGTGGCTTTGGGATGTTGACGATACAGGGCATTAACAAGCCTGTATTTTATGCCTACCAGTACCTGAACCGGCTGGGGAATATTGAATTGGCTAATACGGATACAGCTTCCTGGGCTTGCAGGGATGCAGCCGGCAATATCCAGGTACTGGCCTGGGATTTTACCAATACGCATCCGGGCGATTCGGTGAACAATCAGGTGTATTATATCCGGGATGTGCCATCAGCCTCCAAAGGGAAATTAAAGATCCATATTGCCCATGTTGCTGATGGCATGTATGCAGTTGAAGTGTATAAAACCGGTTACCGGAGCAATGATGCCTATTCAACGTATCTCTCCATGGGCAAGCCTGCGCAATTATCGAAGCTACAGGTTGATCAAATAAAGAAACAAAATGATGGTTCTCCGGTTTCGAGGGAGGTCATTACTATAAAAAATGGTGTTCCTTTTTCAAAAGAGCTGGACATGCGGGAGAACGATGTCTACTTTTTAAATCTGATCAAATTATAA
- a CDS encoding glycoside hydrolase family 97 protein, whose protein sequence is MSGWGIGTGNQLQAQQVAQLQSPDKTIALHVYLSSSGEIQYRIQKSGANVIQPSALGVMMKGHDFTRGLKLVMASKPVYITDRYETKNAKKSHILYRANQLVLSFANEEEKKMEVIFRLSNDGVAFRYSFPWVNSKETIIKEHSSFAFDKTTRAWLQPMSEAKTGWQHCHPSYEEHYLQDIAVGTVSPLKSGWVYPALFKTNNTWVLITEAALDGTYCGTRLINDSASSVYSIGFADPREVFTGGGYLPENNKPWQTPWRIITIGSLKTIAESTLGTDLAPAALFRDTAFVKPGKASWSWINSKDDHITFDEQIKYIDYAHDMHWQYCLIDADWDTKIGYDKVAELSAYAKQKNVGLLLWYNSAGDWNTVAYHPKDLLLTKEGREKEFSRLQALGIKGVKIDFFGGDGRSMIQYYLDILNAAAKYKLLVNFHGATLPRGWQKTYPHLMTAEAIYGMEMVTFDQAAADQQANHCAMLPFTRNAFDPMDFTPMNLTGLTSSTCTRRTTPGFELALSVLFLSGIQHYAQAPEGMVRVPGDVQEFLRHLPDNWDDVQFVEGYPGKYAVIARRSGKRWYIAGINGDKSEKKVLLDLASFQKKNVTLFTDGNNNELFSKSVLTAAKQKKYEVALPANGGFVMVLE, encoded by the coding sequence ATGAGCGGATGGGGAATTGGAACAGGTAATCAGCTGCAGGCGCAGCAGGTTGCTCAATTACAAAGTCCGGACAAGACGATTGCGTTACATGTGTATTTGTCCTCTTCCGGCGAAATTCAATACAGGATACAAAAGTCCGGTGCTAACGTCATTCAACCTTCGGCTTTAGGCGTGATGATGAAGGGACATGATTTTACACGCGGTTTAAAACTGGTTATGGCCTCAAAACCTGTGTACATCACCGACCGCTATGAGACGAAGAATGCAAAAAAGAGCCATATTCTTTACCGGGCCAATCAATTGGTGCTGTCTTTTGCTAATGAAGAGGAGAAAAAGATGGAAGTCATTTTCCGGCTATCCAACGATGGGGTGGCCTTCCGGTATTCTTTTCCCTGGGTAAACAGCAAGGAAACGATCATTAAAGAACATTCTTCCTTTGCGTTTGACAAAACAACAAGGGCCTGGTTACAACCCATGAGTGAAGCAAAAACGGGGTGGCAGCATTGTCATCCGTCTTATGAAGAACATTATTTGCAGGATATTGCTGTGGGTACCGTATCGCCTTTAAAGTCTGGTTGGGTGTACCCCGCTTTATTTAAAACCAATAATACCTGGGTATTGATCACGGAAGCTGCCCTTGATGGTACTTATTGCGGTACGAGGTTGATCAACGACTCTGCTTCGTCTGTTTATTCCATCGGATTTGCTGATCCCCGGGAGGTTTTTACAGGTGGGGGCTATTTACCGGAAAACAATAAGCCGTGGCAAACGCCCTGGCGTATCATAACGATTGGAAGTTTGAAAACGATTGCAGAATCAACATTGGGAACTGATCTGGCGCCGGCAGCGCTATTCCGGGATACTGCTTTTGTAAAACCGGGAAAAGCCAGCTGGAGTTGGATCAATAGCAAGGATGACCACATCACATTTGATGAGCAAATAAAGTATATCGATTATGCGCATGACATGCATTGGCAATATTGCCTGATAGATGCAGACTGGGATACGAAGATCGGGTATGATAAAGTAGCTGAACTGTCGGCGTATGCGAAACAAAAAAACGTTGGATTGCTCTTGTGGTACAATTCTGCCGGTGACTGGAATACGGTAGCTTACCATCCCAAGGATCTACTGCTTACGAAGGAAGGCCGGGAAAAAGAGTTCAGCCGGCTGCAGGCATTGGGCATTAAAGGGGTAAAGATCGATTTCTTCGGTGGGGATGGCCGGAGCATGATCCAATATTACCTTGACATTTTGAATGCCGCTGCAAAATATAAGCTGCTGGTAAACTTTCATGGCGCCACGCTACCAAGGGGGTGGCAAAAAACGTATCCTCATCTGATGACAGCGGAAGCCATTTATGGAATGGAGATGGTAACATTTGATCAGGCTGCTGCGGATCAGCAAGCCAACCATTGTGCCATGCTGCCGTTTACCAGAAATGCATTCGATCCGATGGATTTTACGCCGATGAACCTTACGGGGCTTACCTCGTCTACTTGTACCAGAAGAACCACGCCCGGCTTCGAACTGGCCCTTTCGGTATTGTTTTTATCGGGCATACAACATTATGCGCAGGCTCCGGAAGGCATGGTACGGGTGCCGGGTGATGTGCAGGAATTTTTAAGGCATCTTCCTGACAATTGGGATGATGTACAGTTTGTAGAAGGTTATCCGGGAAAGTATGCGGTCATTGCCAGGCGTAGTGGTAAGCGGTGGTACATTGCGGGCATTAATGGTGATAAAAGCGAAAAGAAAGTACTACTTGACCTCGCCTCCTTCCAGAAAAAAAATGTAACGCTTTTCACTGATGGGAATAATAATGAACTGTTCTCGAAATCCGTTCTCACTGCAGCAAAGCAAAAGAAGTATGAGGTTGCGCTGCCTGCAAATGGTGGATTTGTAATGGTGCTTGAATGA
- a CDS encoding T9SS type A sorting domain-containing protein, with protein MKKINDCSSFYCPPRFVVVFLLILFCFSQTKLSGQTYGNVALGGGGFVTGIISHKTSGDIYCRTDVGGAYRWDAASSKWIPLLDWNSEDQVSYQGVEALALDPQNANNLYILAGTDYFNNGKTAILKSTDKGNTFTEVVVTSQFKAHGNGLGRSNGERLAVDPNNSNILFCGTRSNGLWKSTNGGSSWTQAWNGVTTTANGNGICFVVFDPSSVSGGVTRTIYIGVSRTGGNNIYKSTDGGSTFTGIQPDNSFMPHRAVLSSDNSTLYVAMANSEGPSNGNSGRVYKLATATGTWTNITPGGNNYPYGGVSVDPANKNRIIVSTVNVWNNNEFCNNVWGDFIFFSTDGGSTWISKLTCTSTLNTNGIGWIAGSGIHWTGSIDFDPLNTARVRVMSGNGLFTCDDINASNTSWKFDVKGMEETVVLDAISIPGGNLVTAVGDQYGASYSDIYAYPTKVHTPTAGTNNGIAYAANNSNKVVRVTDKIYYSSDQGVNWPQSASINGSYGKVALSADGNTTLHCPEGSSTTYYSTNNGGTWTSTGVTNVQNAHPIADYVNTNKFYIYNPGSGQLLVSTNKGVSFTASSSSPGSGGSLRARAVPGKEGHVWVALANGLTYTTNNGTSWTTASNVTYCRAVGFGKAATGATYPAVYIWGTVSGVKGIFRSIDQGVSWTRINDDAHEWGGVGNGNFVMGDMNVYGRAYMCTVGRGLVSIESGGCTPTAITPYVQINGGTWQQTANSSLVAGGTVLLGPQPTQGGSWSWSGPNNFSATTREVYISNIQANQAGNYVATYTNSGGCQSTQSFTITVTSGATGSILREYWTGISGTAISSLTSNSNYPNNPTGREQLTSLEGPTNWAENYGTRIRGYIHPTVSGSYTFWVAGDDNTDLYLSTSDNPSNSTRIAYVNDWTNSREWNKYGTQQSASINLTAGQKYYIEVLHKEGGGGDNIAVAWQGPGISQQVIAGSYLSPFVLATGRVSAGSLTSEANNHGDAISVYPNPANRGRFTILLPESSDHTVISIYDNQGRVLYEKIVQGKNKLEVDSRLKAGHYVIRIKTKAFNVTKQLIVN; from the coding sequence ATGAAAAAGATTAACGATTGCAGTTCTTTTTATTGCCCGCCACGATTTGTAGTGGTTTTTTTGCTGATCCTTTTTTGCTTTTCACAAACCAAACTAAGTGGACAAACCTATGGGAATGTAGCCTTGGGGGGAGGTGGTTTTGTAACAGGGATCATAAGTCATAAAACATCAGGCGATATTTACTGTCGCACAGATGTTGGAGGTGCATACCGCTGGGATGCCGCCAGTTCAAAATGGATCCCTTTGCTCGATTGGAATTCTGAGGATCAAGTATCCTACCAGGGAGTAGAAGCACTGGCGCTGGATCCTCAGAATGCCAATAATTTATATATACTTGCCGGGACTGATTACTTTAATAATGGAAAAACTGCCATTTTAAAATCCACTGATAAGGGAAATACATTCACTGAAGTGGTAGTAACTTCACAATTTAAGGCTCACGGAAATGGTTTGGGAAGGTCTAATGGAGAGCGCCTGGCTGTGGATCCTAATAACAGCAATATCCTTTTTTGCGGCACGAGATCAAATGGTTTGTGGAAAAGTACGAATGGAGGATCGAGCTGGACACAGGCCTGGAATGGAGTAACAACTACCGCCAATGGAAACGGAATCTGCTTTGTGGTGTTTGATCCTTCCAGTGTTTCGGGAGGAGTTACCCGAACTATTTATATAGGAGTTTCCCGCACGGGCGGCAATAATATTTATAAAAGTACCGACGGCGGCAGTACTTTCACTGGCATTCAGCCTGATAATTCATTTATGCCCCACAGGGCTGTTCTATCTTCTGATAATTCTACTTTATATGTAGCCATGGCGAATAGTGAGGGGCCATCGAACGGCAACAGCGGGAGAGTTTACAAACTTGCTACTGCTACCGGAACGTGGACCAACATAACTCCAGGTGGGAACAATTATCCTTATGGAGGAGTAAGTGTTGATCCGGCAAATAAAAACAGGATTATTGTTTCGACGGTTAACGTTTGGAATAACAACGAGTTTTGCAACAACGTATGGGGAGATTTTATTTTCTTTTCTACGGACGGAGGAAGTACCTGGATCTCAAAGTTGACGTGCACAAGCACCCTGAACACGAATGGCATTGGCTGGATTGCCGGCAGTGGGATACATTGGACAGGCAGCATCGACTTTGATCCGTTAAATACGGCAAGGGTAAGGGTTATGTCGGGGAATGGACTTTTTACCTGCGATGATATCAATGCATCCAACACCTCCTGGAAATTTGATGTAAAAGGAATGGAAGAGACGGTAGTACTTGATGCCATCAGCATTCCGGGCGGTAATCTTGTTACAGCGGTTGGGGATCAATATGGTGCTTCCTATTCCGATATTTATGCCTATCCAACCAAGGTACATACGCCCACGGCTGGTACCAACAATGGTATCGCTTATGCCGCGAACAATAGTAATAAAGTGGTGCGGGTTACCGATAAAATATATTACTCTTCTGATCAGGGAGTAAACTGGCCACAATCGGCTTCTATTAATGGTTCCTATGGGAAAGTCGCGTTGTCGGCAGACGGGAATACGACACTTCATTGTCCCGAGGGAAGTAGTACTACTTATTATTCAACCAATAATGGCGGAACATGGACAAGTACAGGAGTTACCAATGTTCAGAATGCTCATCCAATAGCAGATTACGTCAATACCAATAAATTTTATATTTATAATCCCGGTAGCGGACAGCTTTTGGTAAGTACCAATAAAGGTGTAAGTTTTACCGCCTCATCATCCAGTCCTGGCTCGGGTGGTTCACTTCGGGCAAGGGCAGTTCCCGGTAAGGAGGGACATGTGTGGGTAGCGCTGGCGAATGGATTAACGTATACTACCAATAATGGGACCTCCTGGACAACTGCTTCCAATGTTACTTATTGCAGAGCTGTTGGATTTGGTAAAGCTGCAACGGGAGCTACTTATCCCGCTGTCTATATTTGGGGAACTGTCAGCGGAGTTAAAGGTATTTTCCGTTCTATAGATCAGGGTGTTTCCTGGACACGCATAAATGACGATGCCCATGAGTGGGGAGGGGTGGGGAACGGTAATTTTGTAATGGGCGATATGAACGTATATGGCCGGGCATATATGTGTACAGTAGGACGAGGCCTTGTTAGTATCGAATCAGGAGGTTGTACACCTACTGCCATTACTCCGTACGTACAGATCAATGGTGGAACCTGGCAGCAAACAGCCAATTCTTCTTTAGTGGCAGGCGGCACGGTATTGTTGGGCCCACAGCCTACGCAAGGGGGCTCCTGGAGCTGGAGCGGGCCGAATAATTTCAGTGCTACTACCCGTGAAGTATATATATCAAATATCCAGGCCAACCAGGCAGGGAACTATGTGGCCACCTACACCAATAGCGGAGGATGCCAAAGCACACAGAGCTTCACTATCACTGTAACATCGGGCGCTACCGGTTCCATACTGCGGGAGTACTGGACAGGGATCAGCGGAACTGCTATCAGCAGCCTGACCTCCAATAGCAATTATCCCAACAATCCTACTGGCAGGGAACAGCTCACCAGCCTGGAAGGTCCCACCAACTGGGCAGAAAACTATGGAACCAGGATCCGCGGCTATATCCATCCTACTGTAAGTGGAAGCTATACTTTCTGGGTAGCCGGAGATGATAACACGGATCTATACCTGAGCACCAGTGACAATCCTTCCAATAGCACAAGGATAGCTTATGTGAATGACTGGACGAATTCCCGGGAATGGAATAAGTACGGCACACAGCAATCCGCTTCCATTAACCTGACTGCCGGGCAGAAATACTACATTGAAGTGCTTCATAAAGAAGGCGGTGGCGGTGATAATATTGCGGTAGCCTGGCAGGGTCCCGGCATTTCGCAACAGGTAATCGCGGGAAGTTATCTCTCACCGTTCGTTTTGGCAACTGGCAGGGTTTCAGCAGGCAGCCTAACATCGGAGGCCAACAATCATGGGGATGCCATTAGTGTATATCCGAATCCGGCCAATAGGGGAAGGTTTACGATCCTTCTGCCGGAATCTTCCGACCATACGGTGATAAGCATTTATGATAACCAGGGCAGGGTGCTTTATGAAAAGATTGTCCAGGGCAAAAACAAATTAGAGGTGGATTCACGGCTTAAGGCAGGGCACTATGTCATCAGGATCAAAACGAAAGCATTTAATGTCACTAAGCAGCTCATCGTTAATTGA
- a CDS encoding glycoside hydrolase family 5 protein, protein MSTAVQLAAKFKLGWNIGNTMEATGGETSWGNPLITESYVKFVKQSGFTAIRLPCAWDLHVDNKATAHIDPNWLNRVKEVVGYCVNNGLYVMLNIHWDGGWLENNISKPKQDSVNAKQQALWEQIATAMRDFDEHLMFASANEPNADNAEKMAVLASYHETFVAAVRATGGRNSHRVLIVQGPNTNPGLTYDLMNTLPKDPASNRLMVEVHNYTPAQFCFLNEDVSWGKMVYYWGKGNHSTIEPDRNPTYGEEDAIIADYDKVKQKFIDKGIPVIMGEYGAYRRDGSAHVPKELALHNASVDYWITFVTKEALAHGIKPFWWDTGGALDRRNNTVKDQRTIDALLAGGK, encoded by the coding sequence ATGAGTACGGCTGTGCAACTGGCTGCCAAATTCAAATTAGGGTGGAACATTGGCAATACCATGGAAGCTACGGGCGGCGAAACAAGCTGGGGCAATCCTCTCATCACGGAGTCGTATGTGAAATTTGTAAAGCAGTCGGGTTTTACTGCTATTCGCTTACCCTGTGCCTGGGACCTGCATGTTGACAACAAAGCCACTGCCCATATAGATCCAAACTGGCTCAACAGGGTAAAGGAGGTAGTTGGTTATTGCGTTAATAACGGCCTGTATGTTATGCTAAATATCCATTGGGATGGCGGCTGGCTGGAAAATAACATCAGTAAACCAAAGCAAGACTCTGTCAATGCCAAACAACAAGCATTATGGGAGCAGATCGCTACGGCCATGCGGGACTTTGATGAGCACCTGATGTTTGCCAGCGCTAATGAACCGAATGCTGATAATGCTGAGAAGATGGCAGTCCTGGCATCCTACCACGAGACCTTCGTTGCTGCTGTTCGTGCTACAGGCGGCAGGAACAGTCACCGTGTCCTTATTGTTCAGGGCCCAAACACCAACCCCGGCTTGACATATGATCTGATGAACACGCTTCCTAAGGACCCGGCATCCAACCGCCTGATGGTGGAGGTGCATAACTATACGCCGGCGCAGTTTTGCTTCCTGAATGAAGATGTGAGCTGGGGTAAAATGGTTTATTACTGGGGTAAGGGGAATCATTCGACCATTGAACCTGATCGTAACCCAACTTACGGCGAAGAAGACGCCATAATTGCTGATTACGACAAGGTTAAACAGAAATTCATTGATAAAGGGATACCGGTTATAATGGGTGAGTATGGTGCTTACAGGCGTGATGGATCGGCTCATGTTCCCAAAGAACTGGCCTTGCATAACGCTTCCGTGGACTATTGGATAACCTTTGTAACGAAAGAAGCATTGGCACATGGCATAAAACCTTTCTGGTGGGACACGGGCGGTGCTTTGGACAGGCGAAACAATACAGTAAAAGATCAGCGTACGATTGATGCGTTATTAGCCGGTGGTAAATAA
- a CDS encoding glycan-binding surface protein has product MKKILYSLAVTYILLCACKKDTSNSPVITGVRSYTPSPGDSVLNSLEPGQWVVLLGHGLQGATQISFNGVPASFNSALFSDTSAAVQVPSVIPFPSVPAEILNTILYVTPGGATTFTFKIAAPAPTITSVSNENALQGDSVRLYGLNFFFIKSIRFAGTAITTYAGSADGTSVGFILPALTQSGPVIITTQSGADTTVYNVNDGVTGVLCDFDNINSYSWGATSTSNSSSLFPGNRGNYAIMTDPVLNANEWSWWNGGRSINTNGVQWVPVDSLNASVGSYAFKFEVNVPAAWNGGSIFVVKDYNTNYLGRYEPWKDANGNTSNFSTTGWRTVTIPLSAFLTNNGTGTAAPSLKDLLGDAGSGSVNIWLINNAASATATGFDAAFDNIRVVKIQ; this is encoded by the coding sequence CGCTTGTAAAAAAGACACCTCGAACAGCCCTGTTATTACAGGGGTACGCAGTTATACGCCGTCGCCCGGCGATTCTGTGCTCAATAGCCTGGAACCCGGACAGTGGGTAGTGTTGCTGGGGCATGGCTTACAAGGGGCCACGCAGATCTCCTTCAATGGTGTACCTGCCTCCTTTAACAGTGCCTTGTTTTCCGATACCAGTGCAGCGGTACAGGTGCCTTCAGTTATACCTTTTCCTTCAGTGCCGGCGGAAATACTCAATACCATTCTCTATGTGACACCGGGAGGCGCTACAACGTTTACATTTAAGATAGCTGCCCCGGCGCCTACGATCACTTCTGTTTCTAACGAAAACGCCCTTCAGGGGGATTCGGTTCGTCTATATGGCCTTAACTTCTTTTTTATAAAAAGTATCCGTTTTGCGGGCACGGCCATAACTACCTATGCGGGCAGTGCAGACGGGACTTCGGTAGGTTTTATATTGCCGGCATTGACCCAAAGTGGTCCAGTGATCATTACGACGCAGTCGGGTGCAGATACCACTGTATATAACGTGAATGATGGGGTGACCGGGGTTCTATGTGATTTTGATAATATCAATTCTTATAGCTGGGGAGCCACCAGCACCAGTAACAGCAGCAGTCTTTTTCCTGGCAACAGGGGGAATTATGCGATTATGACGGACCCAGTTTTGAATGCCAATGAATGGAGCTGGTGGAACGGAGGCCGGAGTATCAATACGAATGGTGTGCAATGGGTGCCGGTTGATAGTCTCAATGCATCTGTTGGGAGTTATGCATTCAAGTTTGAAGTGAATGTGCCTGCTGCCTGGAATGGCGGGTCGATCTTTGTAGTAAAAGATTACAATACGAACTACCTGGGGCGCTATGAGCCCTGGAAAGATGCCAATGGAAATACTTCCAATTTTAGCACTACCGGATGGAGAACGGTCACTATTCCGCTATCGGCATTTCTTACCAATAATGGAACCGGTACAGCAGCTCCTTCTTTAAAAGATCTGTTGGGTGACGCTGGTTCGGGCAGTGTGAACATCTGGCTGATCAATAATGCTGCATCGGCTACGGCTACGGGGTTCGATGCCGCGTTTGACAATATCAGGGTAGTAAAAATTCAATAA